The Triticum aestivum cultivar Chinese Spring chromosome 3A, IWGSC CS RefSeq v2.1, whole genome shotgun sequence genome includes a region encoding these proteins:
- the LOC123060333 gene encoding uncharacterized protein isoform X2, giving the protein MQKLQAAHPHDSFRCMNGYSHKSWHLVTHRKHYKIVKEVSRHNTSFACLLPAKDDSLRKVITKVSVQKLPLLKNSLSYVFFHCYCLVVDKIHIKMDDFLEDGSQEATILVIQALAIAVPHSTDRLYQHYN; this is encoded by the exons ATGCAGAAGCTACAAGCAGCGCATCCCCATGACAGCTTCAGATGCATGAATGGATACTCCCATAAGAGTTGGCACCTTGTCACACATCGTAAGCACTACAAAATTGTGAAGGAGGTCAGCCGCCACAACACTTCATTTGCCTGCTTGTTGCCTGCAAAAGACGATAGCTTAAGAAAAGTGATCACaaag GTTTCCGTCCAAAAACTTCCGTTGCTGAAAAACTCGCTATCATACGTGTTCTTCCATTGCTATTGTTTG GTTGTTGACAAGATACATATTAAAATGGATGACTTTCTTGAAGATGGGTCACAAGAAGCTACTATTTTGGTCATTCAAGCACTTGCAATAGCTGTGCCGCATTCAACAGATAGACTAT ATCAACATTATAATTAA
- the LOC123060333 gene encoding uncharacterized protein isoform X1 — protein MQKLQAAHPHDSFRCMNGYSHKSWHLVTHRKHYKIVKEVSRHNTSFACLLPAKDDSLRKVITKVSVQKLPLLKNSLSYVFFHCYCLVVDKIHIKMDDFLEDGSQEATILVIQALAIAVPHSTDRLLSHLPEMILNGRRERANVFRGALRAFDATDQHYN, from the exons ATGCAGAAGCTACAAGCAGCGCATCCCCATGACAGCTTCAGATGCATGAATGGATACTCCCATAAGAGTTGGCACCTTGTCACACATCGTAAGCACTACAAAATTGTGAAGGAGGTCAGCCGCCACAACACTTCATTTGCCTGCTTGTTGCCTGCAAAAGACGATAGCTTAAGAAAAGTGATCACaaag GTTTCCGTCCAAAAACTTCCGTTGCTGAAAAACTCGCTATCATACGTGTTCTTCCATTGCTATTGTTTG GTTGTTGACAAGATACATATTAAAATGGATGACTTTCTTGAAGATGGGTCACAAGAAGCTACTATTTTGGTCATTCAAGCACTTGCAATAGCTGTGCCGCATTCAACAGATAGACTAT TGTCCCACCTACCGGAAATGATACTGAACGGGCGTCGTGAAAGAGCAAATGTATTCCGTGGAGCGTTGCGTGCTTTCGATGCTACAG ATCAACATTATAATTAA